A single Arcobacter sp. FWKO B DNA region contains:
- a CDS encoding shikimate dehydrogenase, with protein sequence MIKLGIFGNPVEHSKSPLMQNSALQSLGIDGFYDKYLLLDGSQIKNEFLSLRLDGANITVPHKEDAYKNADEIRGIAQKIGAVNTYVKENDKVIAYNTDGLGFMMAIEEFGNIQNAIILGAGGTAKAIAVALKDANIEVTIINRSRKGRLEFFEELGCKCYTPEELSSLSTINYQLSTIIINTTSAGLKDDLLPMQKELLQSLMKNASFAFDCIYGKTTPFLALAKEMGLQYKDGKDMLLFQGVLALELFIKQPIPTSTIEQMDKCLK encoded by the coding sequence ATGATAAAACTCGGCATTTTTGGCAATCCTGTAGAACATAGCAAATCCCCACTAATGCAAAATAGTGCATTACAATCACTAGGGATTGATGGGTTTTATGATAAATATTTACTCCTTGATGGAAGCCAAATAAAAAACGAGTTTTTAAGTCTTAGGCTTGATGGAGCTAATATCACAGTACCACATAAAGAAGATGCTTATAAAAACGCAGATGAGATAAGAGGAATAGCCCAAAAAATTGGTGCGGTTAATACCTATGTAAAAGAAAATGACAAAGTCATAGCCTACAATACAGATGGCTTAGGCTTTATGATGGCTATTGAAGAGTTTGGAAATATACAAAATGCCATTATTCTAGGAGCTGGCGGAACTGCTAAAGCTATAGCAGTAGCCCTAAAAGATGCCAACATAGAAGTAACTATCATCAATCGTTCAAGAAAAGGAAGATTAGAGTTTTTTGAAGAACTAGGATGCAAATGCTACACTCCAGAAGAACTCTCTTCACTATCAACTATCAACTATCAACTATCAACTATCATTATAAATACAACAAGTGCTGGATTAAAAGATGACCTATTACCTATGCAAAAAGAATTGCTTCAAAGCTTGATGAAAAATGCAAGTTTTGCTTTTGATTGTATTTATGGTAAAACAACACCATTCTTGGCACTTGCAAAAGAGATGGGATTACAATACAAAGATGGCAAAGATATGCTTTTGTTTCAAGGAGTTTTGGCACTAGAACTTTTCATAAAACAACCAATCCCAACTTCAACTATAGAGCAAATGGATAAATGTTTAAAATAG
- a CDS encoding transglutaminase-like cysteine peptidase → MFKIVLVLVISLSFGMANDTKRLQDLEQFLNTLPQKTIIEKLNSVNFYFNQIVSAYDSLDNINHDEWNSMIDFILKGRGDCEEYAISKYKALKLTGIDTNKLFLMVVKEKTRPQNEFHLVTAYYENDENPLILDNLSFRVLPLIKRSDLEPIMIFDTNNTFTVTKSGKIDKITMSNFPQKLKLLEEQTKLQFNQYNISTNIHN, encoded by the coding sequence ATGTTTAAAATAGTATTAGTTTTAGTCATATCATTATCTTTTGGTATGGCTAATGATACAAAAAGGCTCCAAGATTTGGAACAATTCCTCAATACTTTGCCACAAAAAACAATAATAGAAAAACTAAACTCAGTAAATTTTTATTTCAACCAAATAGTATCAGCTTATGATTCACTAGATAATATTAATCACGATGAATGGAATAGTATGATAGATTTTATACTCAAAGGCAGGGGTGATTGTGAAGAGTATGCCATAAGTAAGTATAAGGCTCTTAAGCTAACTGGCATTGATACAAATAAGCTATTTTTGATGGTAGTAAAAGAAAAAACAAGACCACAAAATGAATTTCACCTAGTAACTGCATATTATGAAAATGATGAAAATCCACTTATCTTGGATAATCTTAGTTTTAGAGTATTACCACTTATAAAAAGAAGTGATTTGGAACCTATTATGATATTTGATACAAATAACACATTCACCGTTACAAAATCTGGAAAAATAGATAAAATAACCATGTCTAATTTTCCTCAAAAACTCAAACTACTTGAAGAACAAACAAAGCTTCAATTTAACCAATATAATATATCAACTAATATACATAACTAA
- a CDS encoding sulfatase-like hydrolase/transferase: MFTLIFSIVLFILALITVKYKQKNKLRIIFDIFVLLIFCLISIAYIAADYFTGSGITQSVLSTLSLGLSGAGYEEYFLLIVASFFGFILFFVVAFFYYRHLHDVKQPNPKKIKAFLHNSFLISAFLMHPFFSDVSKIYQVLTTEQSDDFYSFYVLPNNHNKLKDFKQKNIVYIYAESLERTYFDSLLFPDLVPNLDSIIKKNGIDFSDIRQVYGTWFTIAGIVSSQCGIPLLTTSHGNSMSGIDQFYPKAVCLGDVLKKDGYYLSFIQGARLSFGGKNKFFSTHKFDEMKGYDEFVGNLEDKSYQHGWGLYDDITLQNAYDEFEKLSLTQDKFALFTLTLDTHHPNGHLSNSCSDNLYLDGTNEILNTVKCSDKLISEFINKIQNSKYANNTLIVISSDHLAMRNTASEMLKDVFDRTNLFVVLDPSNKQYKNIEKTGTMFDVASTLLGFIGIDTDLGLGRNLMKKESIYGLFEDFDKQIPKWREDILDFWSFPKLSSTIYISPEKKNVKIIKNNYSLPILIKIDEKDEIQPFFEFDGYVKLFEEFSWLKMGEKFLWIDKCETINFIFNTDYTQEYCMSQGIFGGNISIEGIENEQRYEVVDFKNDILNDDFYQEKLKRIELLRKKSQ, translated from the coding sequence ATGTTTACACTAATTTTTTCTATAGTATTATTTATACTAGCTTTAATAACTGTAAAGTATAAACAAAAAAACAAACTTAGAATCATTTTTGATATTTTTGTACTTTTAATATTTTGTTTGATAAGTATTGCATATATTGCTGCTGATTATTTTACTGGTTCAGGAATAACACAAAGTGTATTATCAACCCTTAGCCTTGGTCTAAGTGGTGCTGGTTATGAAGAATATTTCTTATTAATAGTTGCTTCATTTTTTGGGTTTATTTTATTCTTTGTGGTGGCATTTTTTTATTACAGACACTTGCATGATGTAAAACAGCCAAATCCTAAAAAAATCAAAGCTTTTTTACATAATAGTTTTTTGATTAGTGCATTTTTAATGCATCCATTTTTTTCAGATGTATCAAAAATTTATCAGGTTCTAACCACAGAACAAAGTGATGATTTTTATAGTTTTTATGTATTACCAAATAACCATAATAAACTAAAAGATTTCAAACAAAAAAACATCGTTTATATCTATGCTGAGAGTCTAGAAAGAACATACTTTGACTCCCTACTTTTTCCTGATTTGGTACCTAATCTAGACTCCATCATCAAAAAAAATGGTATTGATTTTAGTGATATAAGACAAGTTTATGGCACATGGTTTACAATAGCAGGGATAGTATCAAGCCAATGTGGAATACCTCTACTTACTACTTCGCATGGAAACTCAATGAGTGGTATAGACCAATTTTATCCAAAAGCTGTGTGTCTTGGAGATGTACTAAAAAAAGATGGCTATTATCTTAGCTTCATACAAGGAGCAAGACTAAGCTTTGGTGGAAAGAATAAGTTTTTTAGTACCCATAAATTTGACGAGATGAAAGGATATGATGAGTTTGTTGGTAACCTAGAGGACAAATCATATCAGCATGGATGGGGTTTGTATGATGATATAACACTCCAAAATGCCTATGATGAATTTGAAAAGCTATCTCTTACTCAAGATAAATTTGCTTTATTTACACTCACTCTTGATACACATCATCCAAATGGACACTTGTCAAACTCTTGTAGTGACAATCTCTATCTTGATGGCACAAACGAGATACTAAATACAGTAAAATGTTCTGATAAATTAATATCAGAATTTATCAATAAAATACAAAATTCAAAATATGCAAACAACACTCTAATAGTAATCTCATCTGATCACCTTGCCATGAGAAATACAGCTAGTGAAATGTTAAAAGATGTTTTTGATAGAACCAATCTTTTTGTAGTACTTGATCCATCAAATAAACAATATAAAAACATTGAAAAAACAGGAACAATGTTTGATGTTGCATCTACTTTGTTGGGTTTTATTGGCATTGATACTGATTTAGGACTTGGCAGAAATTTAATGAAAAAAGAGTCTATTTATGGACTCTTTGAAGATTTTGATAAACAAATACCTAAATGGAGAGAAGATATACTAGATTTTTGGAGTTTTCCAAAACTATCATCAACCATATATATAAGTCCAGAAAAGAAAAATGTAAAAATAATAAAAAACAACTACAGCCTCCCTATTCTTATCAAAATAGATGAAAAGGACGAAATACAACCGTTTTTTGAGTTTGATGGATATGTAAAGCTTTTTGAAGAGTTTAGTTGGCTGAAAATGGGTGAAAAATTTTTATGGATTGATAAATGTGAAACAATTAATTTTATCTTTAATACTGACTATACTCAAGAATACTGCATGAGTCAAGGAATATTTGGAGGTAATATCTCTATTGAAGGCATAGAAAATGAACAAAGATACGAGGTAGTAGATTTTAAGAATGATATCCTAAATGATGATTTTTACCAAGAAAAATTGAAACGAATAGAATTGCTGAGAAAAAAATCTCAATAA
- a CDS encoding HNH endonuclease has translation MLKIKFNQELFEKHFENISFKLKGLIETIDKSNLNEIDKNCLSYIENNIENILKADTNKLQEYIKYFQNNYPNSIGIEKQKKEDWLPLYTMLRDEIFEKEYKNWGTRNVEYNAYEFVKTLNLKTCPYCNRNYTFIVDSENGKLRPEIDHFYPKSIYPFLAMSFYNLIPSCPICNHTKSSKSAENLINPYDVKDDDFKFTYKPTDISFAQIGSHKYDIDSFEIEFKTGNANIEIFKLDELYIQHKDVVLDLLMKKAYYPKSYIEELKEFGFSSDEIYRFLLCNYKKDEDLHKRPLSKLIKDISEELGLV, from the coding sequence ATGCTCAAAATAAAATTTAATCAAGAACTTTTTGAAAAACATTTTGAAAATATTTCTTTCAAATTAAAAGGTTTAATTGAAACAATAGATAAGTCAAATTTGAATGAGATTGATAAAAATTGTTTAAGTTATATAGAAAACAATATAGAAAATATTTTAAAGGCTGATACTAATAAATTACAAGAGTACATAAAATATTTTCAAAATAATTATCCAAATTCTATTGGTATAGAAAAGCAAAAAAAAGAGGATTGGCTTCCCTTGTATACAATGTTAAGAGATGAAATTTTTGAAAAAGAATATAAAAATTGGGGTACAAGAAATGTTGAATATAATGCTTATGAATTTGTAAAAACATTAAATTTAAAAACTTGCCCTTATTGCAATCGAAATTATACTTTTATTGTTGATAGTGAGAATGGTAAATTAAGACCTGAAATAGACCATTTTTACCCAAAATCTATTTATCCATTTTTGGCTATGAGTTTTTATAATCTTATCCCAAGTTGTCCTATTTGTAACCATACAAAAAGTAGTAAAAGTGCTGAAAATCTAATAAATCCTTATGATGTTAAAGATGATGATTTTAAATTCACCTATAAACCTACTGATATCTCTTTTGCACAAATTGGAAGTCACAAATATGATATTGATAGTTTTGAAATTGAATTTAAAACTGGAAATGCAAATATAGAAATTTTTAAACTTGATGAACTATATATACAGCATAAGGATGTAGTTTTAGACTTATTAATGAAAAAAGCTTATTACCCTAAATCATATATTGAAGAATTGAAAGAATTTGGTTTTAGTAGTGATGAAATATATAGATTTTTACTATGTAATTATAAAAAAGATGAAGACCTACACAAACGCCCACTTAGCAAACTCATCAAAGACATCAGCGAAGAGCTAGGGCTAGTATAA
- a CDS encoding ATP-binding protein — MELVYLWVEKYKNIENQGFNFSPRFECEFFPEYDENKKLKDNCKLVINEKKDYVSIFPDNINVTAIVGENGSGKSSVLEILYKIDLSKRGCKNYFVLAKKGDKYLNWGTYNKFETNITFSYDSLDIGMGSVKILNTETTEVHYSLHFFDGQMKEFQLYNTYSPINDIANFFIPKYVFTYKQYPFIEQFKKSYFFDTLLLNLEVLDFNDIKELIKNDEIKSNIEKMYNKINNKILETIFCYLIKKEYKNLETNDNLNWEQLITNLYSNDNIDIIDIVEFLQKSTIQDDGKGNIYLSLKIKEIKEKELNILSILQKFGETIDSSEVNSRNIPIFNLDLLNSENNSTYQSISTGEKQFLRLIIEVLGHYESKMIDRNIFLFDEVENNLHPSWQKKYFNEVIEVLQQLKLKNINLIFTTHSPFLLSDLPKENVIFLKKDENGNCKNVTKETNIETFGANIHTLFSHGFFMSDGLMGEFAKGKITKILNFLNGKNEFLDLTVTIKIPFVLQDSFFEKNLKPIIKMIGEDFLREKLLTMYDEKFKVKSKDDEIKELKAEIERLKNAQNKI; from the coding sequence ATGGAACTTGTTTATTTATGGGTTGAAAAGTATAAAAATATTGAAAATCAGGGGTTTAATTTTAGTCCGAGGTTTGAGTGTGAGTTTTTTCCTGAATATGATGAGAATAAAAAACTAAAAGATAATTGTAAATTAGTTATTAATGAGAAAAAAGATTATGTGAGTATTTTTCCTGATAATATCAATGTTACAGCTATTGTTGGGGAGAATGGGAGTGGGAAGAGTAGTGTTTTGGAAATCTTGTATAAAATCGATTTATCGAAAAGAGGTTGTAAAAATTATTTCGTTTTAGCAAAAAAAGGTGATAAATATCTTAATTGGGGAACATATAATAAGTTTGAGACAAACATTACTTTTTCTTATGACTCATTAGATATAGGAATGGGGTCAGTTAAGATATTAAATACTGAAACTACTGAAGTACATTATTCTTTACATTTTTTTGATGGGCAAATGAAAGAATTTCAACTTTATAATACATATAGTCCGATAAATGATATAGCTAATTTTTTTATACCTAAATATGTTTTTACATATAAACAATATCCTTTTATAGAGCAATTCAAGAAATCATATTTTTTTGATACATTATTATTAAATTTGGAAGTTTTAGATTTTAATGACATTAAAGAACTGATTAAAAATGATGAAATTAAATCAAATATTGAAAAGATGTACAATAAAATTAATAACAAAATACTTGAAACAATATTTTGCTATTTAATAAAAAAAGAATATAAAAATTTAGAAACAAATGATAATTTAAATTGGGAACAACTTATTACTAATTTATATAGTAACGATAATATTGATATAATTGATATAGTTGAGTTTTTACAAAAATCTACAATCCAAGATGATGGGAAAGGAAATATTTATTTAAGTCTGAAAATTAAAGAAATTAAAGAAAAAGAATTAAATATATTAAGTATTTTGCAGAAATTTGGAGAAACTATTGATAGTAGTGAGGTTAATTCAAGAAATATTCCTATTTTTAATTTAGATTTATTAAATTCTGAAAATAATTCTACATATCAGTCTATATCAACTGGAGAAAAACAATTTTTAAGATTAATCATTGAGGTATTAGGACATTATGAATCAAAAATGATTGATAGAAATATATTTCTATTCGATGAAGTTGAAAATAATTTACATCCTAGTTGGCAAAAGAAATATTTCAATGAAGTAATAGAAGTATTACAACAACTTAAATTAAAGAATATTAATTTAATATTTACTACTCATTCTCCATTTTTACTTTCAGATTTACCAAAAGAAAATGTAATCTTTTTAAAAAAAGATGAAAATGGAAATTGTAAAAATGTAACAAAAGAGACAAATATAGAAACTTTCGGAGCAAATATACATACTTTATTTTCTCACGGATTTTTTATGAGTGATGGGCTTATGGGTGAGTTTGCGAAAGGGAAGATAACCAAAATATTAAATTTCTTGAATGGTAAGAATGAATTCTTAGATTTAACTGTAACGATAAAAATTCCTTTTGTACTTCAGGATAGTTTTTTTGAAAAAAATTTAAAACCTATTATAAAAATGATAGGAGAAGATTTCTTAAGAGAAAAGCTTTTAACAATGTATGATGAAAAATTTAAAGTAAAATCAAAAGACGATGAGATAAAAGAATTAAAAGCTGAAATTGAAAGACTTAAGAATGCTCAAAATAAAATTTAA
- a CDS encoding virulence RhuM family protein, producing the protein MEHNLTIQDEMTEFLLYTTPNQNIKVEVFLHNESLWLTQERIAELFGVQRPAITKHLKNIFESGELEENMVCSILEHTTIHGAIEGKTQQQKVKYYNLDAIIAVGYRVNSLKATQFRIWATNILKEYIIKGFAMDDERMKNGRFFGKDYFRELLERVRSIRASERRIYQQVTDIFAECCIDYDKKSDTAKNFYANIQNKFHFAITGQTAAEIVYKEADKQKPFMGLKTWKNAPDGRILKSDTTIAKNYLSEEEIKKLERTISAYFDYIENQIEQRKTFTMEQLENSVNKFLDFNDYKVLDGFGNISHKMAEEKAFEEYDEFNKVQKIESDFDKELKKMIRG; encoded by the coding sequence ATGGAACATAATCTAACTATCCAAGACGAAATGACCGAATTTTTACTCTACACAACCCCCAATCAAAATATAAAAGTCGAAGTTTTTTTACATAATGAAAGTTTGTGGCTGACGCAAGAGAGAATTGCGGAGCTTTTTGGGGTACAAAGACCAGCTATTACAAAGCATTTGAAAAATATCTTTGAAAGTGGTGAATTAGAAGAAAATATGGTATGTTCCATTTTGGAACATACCACTATTCATGGGGCGATAGAGGGTAAAACACAACAACAAAAGGTAAAATACTATAACCTTGATGCTATCATAGCAGTAGGTTATAGGGTAAACTCACTCAAAGCTACACAGTTTCGTATCTGGGCTACAAATATATTAAAAGAGTACATCATCAAAGGTTTTGCTATGGATGATGAGCGGATGAAAAACGGTAGATTTTTTGGTAAGGATTACTTTAGAGAATTATTAGAAAGAGTCCGTTCAATCCGTGCTAGTGAACGAAGAATATATCAGCAAGTTACGGATATATTTGCTGAGTGTTGTATCGACTATGACAAAAAAAGTGATACAGCCAAAAACTTTTATGCAAATATACAAAACAAATTCCATTTTGCTATCACTGGACAAACAGCAGCTGAAATAGTATATAAAGAAGCTGATAAACAAAAGCCTTTTATGGGGCTAAAAACTTGGAAAAATGCACCAGATGGAAGAATACTCAAATCAGATACAACCATAGCCAAAAACTATTTGAGCGAAGAAGAAATCAAAAAACTAGAGCGAACTATATCAGCGTATTTTGATTATATTGAAAATCAAATCGAACAAAGAAAAACATTTACAATGGAACAATTAGAAAATAGTGTAAATAAATTTCTTGACTTTAATGACTACAAAGTTTTGGACGGCTTTGGAAATATATCTCATAAAATGGCAGAAGAAAAAGCATTTGAGGAGTATGATGAGTTTAATAAAGTTCAAAAAATAGAATCAGATTTTGATAAAGAACTTAAAAAAATGATAAGAGGCTAA
- a CDS encoding valine--tRNA ligase — translation MSYNPKEIEDSFYKLCEDRGYFEIDGNKEIQEEGKNFALMMPPPNVTGSLHIGHALTFTLQDIITRYKRMDGYKTLWQPGTDHAGIATQNVVEKQLLKEGTTKEELGREAFLERVWKWKEYSGGTIVHQMRKLGVTPAWSRERFTMDEGLKEAVKEAFVHLYNEGMIVRNNYMVNWCTHCGALSDIEVEHEDTAGKFYHIKYALADGSGEVIVATTRPETYFGDSAVMVHPDDERYKSLIGKEVVLPIVMRKIKIIADEHVDMEFGTGVVKVTPAHDTNDYEVGKRHDLEFITVFSEKGILNEHCGEFAGLERLESRAVVVAKLQELGYLIKIEDHNHQVGHCYRCKNIVEPYISKQWFVRKEVARNSIDKTYAGLTKFFPPHWINSYSSWMDELRDWCISRQLWWGHRIPVFYCEDCGHEWASRDDHPHDCPKCASTNFAQDPDVLDTWFSSALWAFSPLGWGNNGQMGDKFTGTDIKDFYPNSLLITGFDILFFWVARMMMMGEHFMGELPFKHIYLHALVRDETGAKMSKSKGNVIDPLDMVEEFSADIVRFSLAYLTVQGRDIKLGRKHLELYRNFTNKLYNASNFLLMNESSFKDLKDIEIKSTLGKYMLSRLSVATDEVRDNLDNYRFNDAANAIYKFVWMEFCDWGIEYSKAEKSSVAELGAIFKETLKLVSPFMPFIADYLYHKLSGTTLEEGKSVMIMNYPKELPVDKASIEQFAVIEEAIVAIRRAKVIIDMGNSKIDLAYIKLGVDLDTNAIKPFIQKLAKVENIEFVTSKVKSKCITDVSTNLEVYIPTDSIDLSAIKDKLSKQKAKLEAEINKLSNMLNNEKFVANAPAQVLETNRTALAEAQSKFEKVEAELKSFE, via the coding sequence ATGAGTTACAATCCAAAAGAGATAGAAGATAGTTTTTATAAATTATGTGAAGATAGAGGCTATTTTGAAATAGACGGAAACAAAGAAATCCAAGAAGAGGGCAAAAACTTTGCACTTATGATGCCTCCACCTAATGTAACAGGAAGCTTACATATAGGTCACGCACTTACTTTTACGCTGCAAGATATTATCACTAGATATAAAAGAATGGACGGCTATAAAACTCTATGGCAACCAGGAACTGACCACGCAGGTATTGCTACTCAAAACGTGGTAGAAAAACAACTTCTAAAAGAGGGTACGACTAAAGAAGAGTTAGGACGTGAGGCGTTTTTAGAGAGAGTCTGGAAATGGAAAGAGTATAGCGGTGGTACTATAGTACATCAGATGAGAAAGCTAGGGGTTACTCCGGCTTGGAGTCGTGAGAGATTTACGATGGATGAGGGCTTGAAAGAGGCAGTAAAAGAGGCTTTCGTACACCTTTACAATGAAGGTATGATAGTAAGAAACAACTATATGGTAAACTGGTGTACACACTGTGGAGCTTTGAGTGATATAGAAGTAGAACACGAAGATACTGCAGGGAAGTTTTATCATATCAAATATGCTCTTGCTGATGGAAGCGGTGAAGTGATAGTAGCTACAACTAGACCTGAAACATATTTCGGGGATAGTGCTGTAATGGTACACCCTGATGATGAGAGATACAAAAGTTTAATCGGCAAAGAGGTAGTGTTACCTATCGTGATGCGAAAAATCAAAATCATAGCTGATGAGCATGTGGATATGGAGTTTGGTACGGGTGTGGTTAAAGTAACTCCTGCACACGATACAAACGACTATGAAGTGGGTAAAAGACACGATTTGGAATTTATCACGGTATTTAGCGAAAAAGGGATTTTGAATGAACACTGTGGAGAGTTTGCAGGGTTAGAGAGACTAGAATCTCGTGCAGTAGTAGTAGCAAAACTACAAGAGCTTGGATACCTTATAAAAATAGAAGACCACAACCATCAAGTAGGGCATTGTTATAGATGTAAAAACATAGTAGAGCCTTATATCTCCAAACAATGGTTTGTAAGAAAAGAAGTAGCTAGAAACTCTATAGATAAAACTTATGCAGGTTTGACTAAGTTTTTCCCTCCTCATTGGATAAATAGCTATAGTTCGTGGATGGATGAGCTAAGAGACTGGTGTATATCAAGACAGCTTTGGTGGGGTCATAGAATACCTGTGTTTTATTGTGAAGATTGCGGTCATGAGTGGGCAAGTCGTGATGACCATCCACATGATTGTCCAAAATGTGCTAGTACAAACTTTGCTCAAGACCCAGATGTACTTGATACTTGGTTTAGTTCTGCACTTTGGGCGTTTTCACCTCTTGGGTGGGGTAATAATGGACAAATGGGAGATAAATTCACGGGAACGGATATAAAAGATTTCTATCCAAATAGTCTGCTTATTACAGGGTTTGATATATTGTTTTTCTGGGTAGCTAGAATGATGATGATGGGTGAACACTTCATGGGTGAGTTACCTTTCAAACACATCTATCTTCACGCTTTAGTGCGAGATGAAACTGGTGCTAAGATGAGCAAATCAAAAGGAAATGTTATAGACCCTCTTGATATGGTAGAAGAGTTTTCAGCTGATATAGTTAGATTTTCTCTTGCATACTTGACCGTACAAGGAAGAGATATAAAACTAGGAAGAAAACATCTAGAACTTTATAGAAACTTTACAAACAAGCTTTATAACGCATCAAACTTCTTACTTATGAATGAGAGCAGTTTCAAAGACCTAAAAGATATAGAAATCAAATCAACACTTGGTAAATATATGCTAAGTCGTTTATCCGTAGCGACCGATGAGGTAAGAGACAACCTTGATAACTATAGATTCAATGACGCTGCAAATGCGATATACAAATTCGTATGGATGGAGTTTTGTGACTGGGGTATTGAGTATAGCAAAGCAGAAAAATCAAGCGTAGCCGAACTTGGGGCGATATTCAAAGAGACTTTGAAGCTAGTATCACCTTTTATGCCTTTTATCGCTGATTATCTATACCACAAACTAAGCGGAACTACTCTTGAAGAGGGTAAATCGGTAATGATTATGAACTATCCAAAAGAACTTCCTGTGGATAAGGCTTCGATAGAACAGTTTGCAGTAATAGAAGAGGCTATCGTAGCTATTAGAAGAGCAAAAGTTATCATAGATATGGGTAATAGCAAAATAGATTTGGCATATATCAAACTTGGAGTTGATTTGGATACAAACGCTATCAAACCTTTTATCCAAAAACTTGCTAAGGTAGAAAATATAGAGTTTGTAACTTCTAAAGTGAAAAGCAAATGTATCACTGATGTAAGTACAAACCTAGAAGTATATATCCCAACAGATAGTATAGACCTAAGTGCAATCAAAGACAAACTAAGCAAACAAAAAGCAAAACTAGAAGCTGAAATAAATAAGCTGTCAAATATGCTAAACAACGAAAAATTCGTAGCAAATGCACCTGCACAGGTTCTTGAAACTAACAGAACTGCTTTGGCTGAAGCACAAAGTAAGTTTGAAAAGGTCGAGGCTGAACTAAAAAGCTTTGAGTAG
- a CDS encoding response regulator, producing MQKSNMKILFVEDDETNANLLADVLKKKFDNVTVAFDGVEGLEKFKLDDFDIVLSDIEMPRMNGIEMVKEIKKINPSIYTIFLTAYTEASYFIEAIHVKVDRFLTKPLDVRLLFSYIDEYEAQLNSKKLIIEQEKLLKHYKQVIDDILIVVKTDADGVIQYANQKFYDISGYNQEEVIGKTHPDIVSHDTLMDKELFKIMWEDVKNLKPHQMIVRNQDKYESSFWLESYFYPISDTHGNLTEIICFSKDITKQIKKEKEKESQNIQESHQNIAKAIEVTQHQFVKYIPLPSILVNNESLVVEYNDDFETLVLMSVNTELYEKLLDRKLKLSDIISTDDDMLLIETLNEQVSLEGISQTFKVKSKHISHNQTLVSFIDV from the coding sequence ATGCAAAAGTCGAATATGAAAATATTATTTGTTGAAGATGATGAAACGAATGCAAACCTCCTAGCGGATGTTTTGAAAAAAAAGTTTGATAATGTTACTGTTGCTTTTGATGGAGTTGAGGGCTTAGAAAAATTTAAACTTGATGATTTTGATATTGTTTTAAGTGATATTGAAATGCCTCGTATGAACGGCATAGAAATGGTAAAAGAAATCAAAAAAATCAATCCATCGATTTATACTATTTTTCTTACTGCATATACTGAAGCTTCATATTTTATAGAAGCAATTCATGTAAAAGTAGATAGATTTTTAACAAAACCACTTGATGTTAGATTGTTATTTTCTTATATAGATGAATATGAAGCTCAATTAAATAGTAAGAAATTAATAATTGAACAAGAAAAACTACTAAAACACTACAAACAAGTCATTGATGATATCTTAATAGTTGTAAAAACAGATGCAGATGGAGTAATTCAATATGCAAATCAGAAGTTTTATGATATCAGTGGGTATAATCAAGAAGAAGTAATTGGCAAAACACACCCTGATATTGTAAGCCATGATACATTAATGGATAAAGAACTTTTTAAGATAATGTGGGAAGATGTCAAAAATCTAAAACCTCATCAGATGATAGTAAGAAATCAAGACAAGTATGAATCGAGCTTTTGGCTTGAATCTTATTTTTATCCAATTTCAGATACTCACGGAAATCTTACAGAGATTATATGTTTTTCAAAAGATATAACAAAACAAATCAAAAAAGAAAAAGAAAAAGAATCACAAAACATCCAAGAGAGTCATCAAAACATTGCAAAAGCTATAGAAGTGACTCAACATCAATTTGTAAAATATATTCCATTACCATCTATTTTGGTAAATAATGAGTCTTTAGTAGTAGAATATAATGATGACTTTGAAACTTTAGTGTTAATGAGTGTCAATACTGAACTTTATGAAAAACTTTTAGATAGGAAACTAAAACTATCAGATATCATCAGTACAGATGATGATATGCTTTTAATAGAAACTTTAAATGAGCAAGTATCATTAGAGGGGATATCTCAAACTTTTAAAGTAAAATCAAAGCATATATCACATAATCAAACTTTAGTGAGTTTTATAGATGTATAA